A single region of the Chryseobacterium culicis genome encodes:
- a CDS encoding OmpA family protein produces MKLSLAIVALALAIPSATYAQDSTAVSKGEYPNTFSSGSANVSPFTNQSKRFNDWSISAGVGVPLLQSADLTSIKNGNGKNLFGYSAYVSIDKAITHAFGINLQYDKGETRQGWFNTKNAAPDASAVGARTQYDAISILGDINFSNLLRRVDNHSPYRWALHGYAGIGTIAYRAYQKDGSNKQRLMTEIKPFQLGSLFMQAGTGLKFKVNRRIDIEGRLMYVVTGDDEFDGGGDAYSAINKRSEQVSDNFFNATLGLSVKLGKHESHLMWHDPLQEIYYKLDVLANKNQDIEVCKKGDADNDGVCDDWDRQLDTPAGARVDGAGVALDTDLDGVIDLYDKCVTVPGPVENNGCPVATTGPVVETETKLEGIEFDLNSDRILPSNTPILNNAVNYINSSTGSYNVIGATDTRGTDAYNQKLSERRANNVKNYLIKNGVQNGKLQAVGKGEKDLKYPECEPATKCPEWKNRANRRVYFEAK; encoded by the coding sequence ATGAAATTAAGTTTAGCAATTGTTGCATTAGCTTTGGCAATTCCTTCTGCCACATATGCACAAGACTCAACGGCAGTTTCAAAAGGAGAGTATCCTAATACATTTTCTTCGGGATCTGCTAATGTTTCCCCATTCACCAATCAATCTAAAAGATTTAACGATTGGTCTATTTCTGCCGGGGTAGGTGTTCCACTTCTTCAGTCAGCGGATTTGACCTCTATCAAAAATGGTAATGGTAAAAACCTTTTTGGATATTCAGCTTATGTAAGTATTGATAAAGCGATTACCCATGCTTTTGGGATCAATTTACAATATGACAAAGGTGAAACCAGACAAGGATGGTTCAATACTAAAAATGCAGCACCAGATGCATCAGCAGTAGGAGCAAGAACTCAGTATGATGCAATCTCTATTTTAGGAGACATTAATTTTTCTAACCTATTAAGAAGAGTTGATAACCACTCTCCTTACAGATGGGCACTTCATGGATATGCAGGTATTGGTACTATTGCCTACAGAGCATACCAGAAAGACGGGAGTAACAAACAGAGATTGATGACTGAAATTAAGCCTTTCCAATTAGGATCTTTATTCATGCAGGCTGGTACAGGTCTGAAGTTCAAAGTGAACAGAAGAATTGATATTGAAGGGAGATTAATGTATGTGGTAACCGGTGATGATGAATTTGATGGTGGTGGTGATGCGTACAGCGCTATCAACAAGCGTTCTGAACAGGTTTCTGACAACTTCTTCAATGCTACTTTAGGTCTTTCTGTAAAACTTGGAAAACACGAATCTCACTTAATGTGGCATGACCCACTTCAGGAAATCTATTATAAACTTGATGTACTGGCTAATAAAAACCAGGATATCGAAGTTTGTAAAAAAGGAGATGCTGATAACGATGGGGTATGTGACGATTGGGACAGACAGCTTGATACGCCTGCAGGGGCAAGAGTGGATGGTGCCGGAGTTGCGCTTGATACTGACCTAGACGGAGTTATTGACCTTTACGATAAGTGTGTAACTGTTCCTGGACCTGTTGAAAACAACGGATGTCCGGTAGCAACAACAGGACCTGTAGTAGAAACAGAAACTAAATTGGAAGGAATTGAATTTGACTTAAATTCTGACAGAATTTTACCATCAAATACTCCAATTTTAAATAATGCAGTAAACTATATTAATTCTTCAACTGGTTCTTACAATGTAATCGGAGCTACGGATACAAGAGGTACTGACGCTTACAACCAAAAATTATCTGAAAGAAGAGCAAACAACGTTAAGAACTATCTGATCAAAAACGGTGTTCAAAATGGTAAACTACAGGCAGTAGGAAAAGGTGAAAAAGACCTTAAATACCCTGAGTGTGAACCAGCAACGAAGTGCCCTGAATGGAAAAACAGAGCCAATAGAAGAGTATACTTCGAAGCTAAATAA
- a CDS encoding ATP-dependent DNA helicase RecQ translates to MISPQDFQKLKYDTLKYFWGYTDFRDSQEEIINAVINEKDTLVLLPTGAGKSLCYQLPALLKEGTCLVISPLLALMKDQVNQLKSRGIEAEYLSSELDEYDAETIYDRCKEGLTKLLYVSPERLTNTQFIQNMGEIQLSFIAVDEAHCISEWGQDFRPSYQNIKGFRSNNPEIPCLALTATATPKVLEEIKNKLELKKPFVFQKSFKRENIKIFTDEVSDKFQRVFDILKYSNDSGIVYVRTRKEAELLAEFLKKNQLKNVDYFHAGLTTKEKNARQNLWNTSDNHVLISTNAFGMGIDKDNVRFVIHYSPAASIENYYQEIGRAGRDGKDSFAFMLWNKQELLNFDQVLKNQTPNKAEFLKIVSYLYSIFQVAEFELPEKTFQLNSLSIQNFTKLSKAKINNVLNFLHNQEIVYYNDNKSLSSLELFIKADEIDQLPQKDAHFIELLFRTISGITTHKVMFSEQQVSNKINVSLPLIKERLKEMQQKNYLEYIDGALSSIKFLKPRDERAVNSAYWKLFEHIQRNKIQKWEEMKFYVENNDYCKMKLILAYFGEKNSKNCGQCSVCEKNKQSIFGKNISQQIINVLAKKSATIEELSIQLSYHSKENILENLIFLLDSGKVRMLNFRTYALNHE, encoded by the coding sequence ATGATTTCTCCGCAGGATTTTCAAAAGCTAAAATATGATACTCTTAAGTATTTCTGGGGCTATACAGACTTCAGAGATTCTCAGGAAGAAATTATCAATGCTGTCATCAACGAAAAGGACACGCTGGTTCTGTTGCCTACAGGAGCAGGGAAATCTTTATGCTATCAATTGCCTGCCCTATTAAAAGAAGGAACATGCCTTGTAATTTCTCCTTTGCTGGCATTGATGAAAGATCAGGTCAATCAGCTCAAATCCCGTGGTATAGAAGCAGAATACCTTTCATCTGAACTGGATGAATATGATGCTGAAACGATTTATGACCGCTGCAAAGAAGGTCTTACAAAACTTCTCTATGTTTCTCCTGAAAGACTTACCAACACTCAGTTTATTCAAAACATGGGGGAAATTCAGTTATCCTTTATTGCCGTTGATGAAGCGCACTGTATTTCAGAATGGGGGCAGGATTTCAGACCCAGCTATCAGAATATAAAAGGATTCAGAAGTAATAACCCTGAGATTCCCTGTCTTGCTCTGACTGCAACAGCTACGCCCAAAGTACTGGAAGAAATTAAAAATAAGCTGGAACTTAAAAAGCCTTTTGTTTTTCAAAAAAGTTTCAAAAGAGAGAATATCAAAATCTTTACTGATGAAGTGTCTGATAAATTTCAGCGTGTTTTTGATATTTTAAAATACAGCAACGACTCCGGAATTGTCTATGTAAGAACCAGAAAAGAAGCTGAATTACTGGCAGAATTTCTGAAGAAAAATCAGCTGAAAAATGTGGATTATTTCCATGCTGGTTTAACCACCAAAGAAAAAAATGCAAGGCAAAATCTCTGGAACACCAGCGACAACCATGTCCTTATTTCTACCAATGCCTTTGGAATGGGTATTGACAAGGATAATGTACGATTTGTCATTCACTACTCTCCTGCTGCCTCCATTGAAAATTATTATCAGGAAATCGGAAGGGCCGGAAGAGACGGAAAAGACAGTTTTGCCTTCATGCTCTGGAACAAACAGGAGCTCTTGAATTTTGATCAGGTTTTAAAAAATCAGACCCCAAACAAAGCGGAGTTTTTAAAGATTGTTAGTTACCTCTACTCTATTTTTCAGGTAGCAGAGTTTGAACTTCCCGAAAAAACTTTTCAACTGAATAGCCTTAGTATACAGAATTTCACCAAGCTGTCGAAAGCGAAAATCAATAATGTACTCAACTTTTTGCACAATCAGGAAATTGTTTACTACAACGATAACAAAAGTCTGTCTTCGCTTGAGCTTTTTATCAAAGCAGACGAAATAGATCAGTTACCACAAAAAGATGCTCATTTTATAGAGCTTCTTTTCCGCACCATATCCGGAATTACGACCCATAAAGTAATGTTCAGTGAACAACAGGTAAGCAATAAAATTAATGTCAGTCTTCCTTTGATCAAAGAACGGCTGAAGGAAATGCAGCAAAAGAATTATCTTGAATATATTGATGGAGCGCTATCCAGTATCAAATTCCTGAAACCTCGCGATGAAAGAGCGGTAAACAGTGCTTACTGGAAATTATTTGAACATATTCAGAGAAACAAAATCCAGAAATGGGAAGAGATGAAATTTTACGTAGAAAACAACGACTACTGTAAAATGAAACTAATTTTAGCCTATTTTGGTGAAAAGAACTCAAAAAACTGCGGCCAGTGCTCTGTCTGTGAAAAGAACAAACAATCCATCTTTGGGAAAAATATTTCTCAGCAGATTATCAATGTATTAGCTAAAAAATCGGCAACCATTGAAGAACTTTCTATACAACTGAGCTATCACTCTAAAGAAAATATATTAGAAAATCTGATTTTTCTTTTAGATTCCGGAAAAGTAAGAATGCTGAACTTCAGAACGTATGCGCTTAATCATGAGTAA
- the fmt gene encoding methionyl-tRNA formyltransferase produces MKSLKVVFLGTPEFAKTSLEAIHQSHHQVVGVVTVADKASGRGQKIHQSPVKIYAEENNIPVFQPEKLRNPEFLEELRKLDADVFVVVAFRMMPKVLFEMPKMGTFNLHASLLPDYRGAAPINYAVINGEEKSGATTFFINEKIDEGNILLQQEMEILPDENAGSLHDRLMEMGSGLVVKTLDALAENTIEEKPQPQVEHPKNAYKIFKEDTRINWVQPSKTVHQFILGMSPYPAAFTTLKIENEEKGLKIFGGKFELSDHGKPAGTLDISKNEFKIYTQDGIYYPLELQLEGKKRMMVKDFLNGFRNFDGITLI; encoded by the coding sequence ATGAAATCATTGAAAGTCGTTTTTTTAGGGACTCCTGAGTTTGCAAAAACTTCTTTGGAGGCCATCCATCAATCTCACCATCAGGTGGTAGGTGTAGTCACTGTAGCTGATAAAGCAAGTGGACGTGGACAAAAAATTCACCAATCACCGGTAAAAATCTATGCAGAAGAAAATAATATTCCTGTTTTCCAGCCGGAAAAGTTAAGAAATCCGGAATTTTTAGAAGAACTTAGAAAACTGGATGCCGATGTTTTTGTAGTCGTTGCTTTCAGAATGATGCCTAAAGTACTTTTTGAAATGCCTAAAATGGGAACATTCAATCTTCATGCTTCACTACTTCCTGATTACAGAGGTGCTGCTCCTATCAATTATGCCGTTATTAACGGAGAAGAAAAATCCGGAGCTACGACTTTCTTTATCAATGAAAAAATTGACGAAGGTAATATTCTGCTTCAGCAGGAAATGGAAATTTTGCCTGATGAAAATGCGGGAAGCCTTCACGACAGACTAATGGAGATGGGCTCAGGACTTGTCGTAAAAACGTTGGATGCCCTTGCTGAAAATACGATTGAAGAAAAACCTCAGCCTCAGGTGGAACATCCTAAAAATGCTTATAAAATTTTCAAGGAAGATACCCGAATCAATTGGGTACAGCCTTCAAAAACTGTTCATCAGTTTATTCTGGGAATGTCACCTTATCCTGCGGCTTTCACCACGTTGAAGATTGAAAACGAAGAAAAAGGATTAAAAATATTCGGAGGAAAGTTTGAACTTTCTGATCACGGAAAGCCAGCAGGAACTCTTGATATTTCAAAAAATGAATTTAAAATCTATACCCAGGACGGAATCTACTATCCTCTGGAACTTCAGTTGGAAGGTAAAAAAAGAATGATGGTTAAAGATTTCCTGAACGGTTTCCGAAATTTTGATGGAATCACATTAATCTAA
- a CDS encoding Crp/Fnr family transcriptional regulator, with the protein MTEPLKKHIREYINISDENLEKYCSAFNLRKIKKKEFLLKEGDICEFEGFILSGCFKVFHTHHNAAEQILYFGIENWWVSDIDSFINRIPSKLNIQALEDSEILLIPKKDKEKLYAEMPEIERLMRLKFQQSIIALQRRIIDNLSKPSEERYVEFLRDYPKTAHRLTNIQIAAYLGVTPEFISRIRKKIVSKG; encoded by the coding sequence ATGACTGAGCCATTAAAAAAACACATCCGGGAATATATTAATATCTCAGACGAAAATCTGGAGAAATACTGCAGTGCTTTTAACCTTCGGAAAATAAAGAAGAAAGAATTCCTTTTAAAAGAAGGGGATATCTGCGAATTTGAAGGATTTATACTGAGTGGATGCTTTAAAGTTTTTCATACCCATCATAATGCTGCCGAACAGATATTATATTTTGGAATTGAAAACTGGTGGGTTTCTGATATTGACAGTTTTATCAACCGCATTCCCTCAAAACTTAATATTCAGGCACTCGAGGATAGCGAGATTCTTCTTATTCCGAAAAAAGATAAAGAAAAACTGTATGCTGAAATGCCGGAAATTGAAAGATTGATGAGGCTTAAATTTCAGCAGTCAATTATAGCATTGCAACGAAGAATTATCGATAATCTAAGCAAACCTTCAGAGGAAAGGTATGTAGAATTTTTAAGGGATTACCCGAAAACAGCGCATCGTCTTACCAATATTCAGATTGCAGCTTATCTGGGAGTAACCCCTGAGTTTATAAGCAGAATACGGAAGAAAATTGTCAGTAAAGGCTGA